In a genomic window of Mycolicibacter heraklionensis:
- a CDS encoding sulfite exporter TauE/SafE family protein, producing the protein MPVSQMVLIILAGVGAGVINSLVGSGTLITFPTLVTLGFAPLTATISNAIGLVAGGISSTWAYRRELRGQWDRLRWQIPGSLLGAVLGAYLLLHLPESVFNRVVPALLVGALALVVIGPKIQALAQRRAAAEGRSTDQLSDGRLAALAIGTFAVGVYGGYFAAAQGILLIGVMGVLLPESMQRMNAAKNLLVLIVNVVAAAAYIATAFDRISWPAAGLIAVGSLIGGYLGGHYGRRLSPNALRAVILVVGLIGLYRLVTV; encoded by the coding sequence ATGCCGGTATCGCAGATGGTGTTGATCATCCTGGCCGGGGTGGGCGCCGGGGTGATCAACTCCCTGGTCGGCTCGGGCACGTTGATCACCTTTCCGACCTTGGTGACGCTGGGTTTTGCGCCACTGACCGCGACGATCTCCAATGCGATCGGCCTGGTGGCCGGCGGCATCTCCAGCACTTGGGCGTACCGTCGCGAACTGCGCGGCCAGTGGGACCGACTGCGATGGCAGATACCGGGATCGCTGCTGGGCGCGGTGCTCGGGGCGTACCTGCTGCTGCACCTGCCCGAGAGCGTGTTCAACCGGGTCGTCCCGGCGCTGTTGGTCGGTGCCCTGGCGCTGGTGGTGATCGGCCCGAAGATTCAGGCGTTGGCGCAGCGCCGCGCGGCGGCCGAGGGTCGCTCGACCGATCAGCTCAGCGATGGCCGGCTGGCGGCGTTAGCAATCGGCACTTTCGCTGTCGGTGTGTATGGCGGCTATTTCGCTGCGGCCCAAGGAATTCTGCTGATCGGCGTGATGGGGGTGCTGCTGCCCGAGTCGATGCAGCGGATGAACGCCGCGAAGAACCTGCTGGTGCTGATCGTCAATGTGGTCGCCGCGGCGGCCTACATCGCGACGGCTTTCGACCGGATCAGTTGGCCGGCAGCCGGATTGATCGCCGTTGGTTCGCTGATCGGGGGCTACCTGGGCGGTCACTACGGGCGCCGGTTGTCTCCGAACGCGCTGCGCGCGGTGATCCTGGTGGTCGGACTGATCGGGCTGTACCGGCTGGTGACGGTCTAG
- a CDS encoding patatin-like phospholipase family protein gives MPDPTDPIGIPETSGDPAVTDEVVDVADTGDTVLLLQKMENRLIRHTLRRPDVLSAEQLRRLRYLLNFARLDDFEPGAAGPGGARGRGDVSVGAELAGWRAKVADALRGPLRVERDPVMALVAARDTLGTLAPEQDEQRRLLAERHGNDFSLAELDAEVGHKKLVAVLGGGGGAGFVYIGGMEALLESGAVPDYLIGSSFGSILSSVVSRTLPVPIDEYVQWAKTVSFRAILGPERLRRRHGLTGVFALNFDLFADAMFRREDGAPMKMSDLEIPFDAVVAGVRRQPFAALPARYRNQSLAGLQLRSFPYLSIGLGPQVATRMWQTAAFIDPRVVTPIVIGGDNPDRDVNVVDAASFSSAIPGVLHHEPKDPAMEPMFDALLADNDVGALVDGGAASNVPLELAWKRVRAGRLGTRNACYLAFDCFHPQWDPKHLWLVPITQAIQLQMVRNAPYADHLVRFSPTLSPVNLAPSAATIDRACHWGRKSVEHAIPVVSALLQPVWWEGTEPSVVTPKAPAQPEHPHAASMDEVMASARAPRSRWERWRRQNPA, from the coding sequence ATGCCCGACCCCACGGACCCCATAGGCATCCCCGAGACCAGCGGCGACCCCGCCGTCACCGACGAAGTGGTCGACGTCGCCGACACCGGCGACACCGTTCTGCTGCTGCAGAAGATGGAAAACCGCCTCATCCGGCACACGCTGCGCCGGCCCGACGTGCTGAGCGCCGAGCAGCTGCGCCGGCTGCGGTATCTGCTCAACTTCGCCCGGCTCGACGACTTCGAGCCCGGCGCCGCCGGCCCGGGCGGCGCCCGCGGCCGCGGCGACGTCTCCGTCGGCGCGGAGCTGGCCGGGTGGCGAGCCAAGGTGGCCGACGCACTGCGCGGCCCACTGCGCGTAGAGCGCGACCCGGTGATGGCGTTGGTCGCCGCCCGTGACACCCTGGGCACGCTGGCCCCCGAGCAGGACGAACAGCGCCGCCTGCTGGCCGAACGCCACGGCAATGACTTCTCCCTGGCCGAGCTCGACGCGGAGGTGGGCCACAAGAAGCTGGTAGCCGTCCTCGGCGGGGGTGGCGGCGCCGGCTTCGTCTACATCGGCGGGATGGAGGCCCTGCTGGAGTCCGGGGCGGTGCCCGACTACCTGATCGGGTCCTCCTTCGGTTCCATCCTGAGCTCGGTGGTCAGCCGCACCTTGCCGGTGCCCATCGACGAGTACGTCCAGTGGGCCAAGACGGTGTCGTTCCGCGCCATCCTGGGGCCCGAGCGGCTGCGCCGCCGCCACGGCCTGACCGGTGTGTTCGCCTTGAACTTCGACCTGTTCGCCGACGCGATGTTCCGCCGCGAGGACGGCGCGCCGATGAAGATGTCGGATCTGGAGATTCCGTTCGATGCGGTGGTGGCCGGGGTGCGCCGCCAACCGTTTGCGGCCCTGCCGGCGCGTTATCGCAACCAGAGCCTGGCCGGCCTGCAGTTGCGGTCCTTCCCCTATCTGTCGATCGGCCTGGGCCCGCAGGTGGCGACGCGGATGTGGCAGACGGCCGCCTTCATCGACCCGCGGGTGGTGACCCCGATCGTGATCGGCGGCGACAACCCGGACCGCGACGTCAACGTCGTTGATGCGGCGTCGTTCTCCTCGGCGATCCCCGGGGTCTTGCACCACGAGCCCAAGGATCCGGCGATGGAGCCGATGTTCGACGCGCTGCTGGCCGACAACGACGTCGGCGCCCTGGTGGACGGTGGCGCGGCCAGCAATGTGCCTTTGGAGCTGGCTTGGAAACGAGTCCGCGCGGGCCGGTTGGGCACCCGCAACGCCTGCTACCTCGCCTTCGACTGCTTCCATCCGCAGTGGGACCCCAAGCACCTGTGGCTGGTGCCGATCACCCAAGCGATCCAGTTGCAGATGGTGCGCAACGCGCCTTATGCCGACCATCTGGTCCGGTTCTCCCCGACGCTGTCACCGGTCAACTTGGCGCCGTCGGCGGCAACCATCGACCGGGCCTGTCATTGGGGGCGCAAGAGTGTCGAGCATGCCATTCCGGTGGTTTCCGCACTGCTGCAACCGGTCTGGTGGGAAGGCACCGAGCCCTCGGTGGTGACCCCGAAGGCGCCCGCGCAACCGGAGCACCCGCACGCCGCGTCGATGGACGAGGTGATGGCCTCGGCCCGGGCGCCGCGCAGCCGCTGGGAACGGTGGCGTAGGCAGAACCCCGCCTGA
- a CDS encoding AAA family ATPase produces MLLCGPPGTGKSAVSAVIANELVGEFTVIYVEARAGERLLTGVVEAAQKLGGPVLLVLDDVDLWCLDRHRGDGGGLSELLQAMDIASDARILTLASTNDAGTLAAAAIRTGRFDSLAMVGFPTRPDAARILAALLDGLPGADVVDTTAVAGRLPERTSGSDIREIVRRAVLTVKGGELTTAALLGEIGLRPIPVPVELPAGQRRILKYRVGRRLDLLGGGTRPRQAADHESFELLTGRCVHAGQGAR; encoded by the coding sequence GTGCTCCTCTGTGGCCCGCCCGGCACAGGGAAGTCAGCTGTGTCAGCGGTGATCGCCAATGAACTGGTTGGCGAATTCACGGTGATTTACGTGGAGGCGCGGGCCGGGGAACGACTGCTCACGGGCGTCGTGGAGGCAGCGCAGAAACTGGGCGGTCCGGTGCTCCTCGTCTTGGACGACGTTGACCTGTGGTGCCTTGACCGCCACCGCGGCGACGGTGGCGGTCTCAGCGAATTGCTGCAGGCCATGGACATCGCCAGCGATGCCCGGATCCTGACCCTCGCCAGCACGAACGACGCGGGGACACTCGCTGCTGCCGCGATCCGGACCGGTCGTTTTGACAGCCTGGCGATGGTGGGTTTCCCGACCCGGCCCGACGCTGCCCGGATCCTCGCTGCGCTGCTGGACGGCCTGCCCGGCGCAGACGTGGTCGACACAACGGCTGTGGCAGGCCGGCTTCCGGAGCGCACCAGCGGCAGTGACATTCGGGAGATCGTGCGCCGCGCGGTCCTCACCGTGAAGGGCGGGGAGCTGACCACAGCTGCGCTGTTGGGAGAGATTGGCCTCCGTCCCATACCAGTGCCCGTCGAACTCCCAGCTGGGCAGCGGCGCATACTTAAGTACCGCGTCGGTCGCCGCCTCGATCTGCTCGGGGGTGGCACCAGACCCCGCCAGGCGGCCGACCACGAATCTTTTGAGCTGCTCACGGGTCGGTGCGTCCATGCCGGCCAGGGTGCGCGGTGA
- a CDS encoding DUF732 domain-containing protein, which translates to MKRVVRAAGIGIAALGLLLGTAGVAQEDDASFISSIRGSGVRVASMNDSTLIGLGHIMCSSLREGSSLDTVAGFPAGILVDGHGIAVAAQHERCPDTLGSAQ; encoded by the coding sequence ATGAAACGGGTCGTGCGGGCGGCAGGAATCGGTATCGCGGCGCTGGGACTACTGCTCGGAACGGCGGGGGTGGCGCAAGAGGACGACGCGTCGTTCATCTCTAGCATCCGCGGCAGCGGGGTTCGCGTCGCTTCGATGAACGACTCGACACTCATCGGCCTTGGACACATCATGTGCTCGTCATTGAGAGAAGGGTCCAGCCTGGATACAGTGGCGGGGTTCCCGGCAGGCATCCTTGTAGATGGCCACGGTATCGCCGTTGCGGCGCAACACGAACGCTGCCCCGACACTCTCGGATCTGCGCAGTGA
- a CDS encoding DUF732 domain-containing protein — protein sequence MTVSTKGTAMGRIAKVLNAGVAAAGLLLGTAGVAQADEQSYLDQLNETGAANVYSSSANRLTIGRKICDNIRLDGDPRAGFNYVTNAKVSQQLIDIAQHELCPDTIGSAQ from the coding sequence GTGACCGTGTCAACGAAAGGAACCGCGATGGGACGGATTGCGAAGGTGCTCAACGCTGGTGTGGCCGCGGCGGGGCTGCTGCTCGGAACCGCAGGGGTGGCGCAGGCCGATGAGCAGTCCTACTTGGACCAACTCAATGAGACTGGCGCGGCGAACGTTTACAGCTCATCTGCGAATCGCCTCACAATCGGCCGAAAAATCTGCGACAACATCAGACTGGACGGAGACCCTCGCGCCGGATTCAATTACGTCACCAACGCGAAGGTTTCTCAACAGCTGATCGACATCGCGCAGCATGAGCTGTGCCCCGACACCATTGGATCTGCGCAGTGA
- a CDS encoding DUF732 domain-containing protein → MTVSTTGTAMGRIAKALSAGVAVMGLLFGAAGMAQADEQSYMDYLFAHGFTYHRGADAAPVTIEWGHWVCDKIHRAGNPRDGLILLDNLPLTDVMIEGAQHELCPDTLGGSDPAPVSEPS, encoded by the coding sequence GTGACCGTGTCAACGACAGGAACTGCAATGGGACGAATTGCGAAGGCGCTCAGCGCTGGCGTGGCCGTGATGGGGTTGCTGTTCGGAGCAGCGGGGATGGCGCAGGCGGATGAGCAGTCCTACATGGACTACCTGTTCGCCCATGGCTTCACTTACCACCGCGGCGCGGATGCAGCTCCGGTGACGATCGAGTGGGGGCATTGGGTATGCGACAAGATCCATCGGGCTGGCAATCCACGCGACGGCCTTATTCTGCTTGACAACCTCCCACTCACCGACGTGATGATCGAAGGAGCGCAGCACGAGCTATGTCCCGACACCCTCGGAGGTTCCGATCCAGCACCTGTCAGCGAGCCGAGCTAA
- a CDS encoding tyrosine-type recombinase/integrase has translation MLYETSSRASAILQLNVEDLDLRNRSAVITQKGGHQIQVAWGDGTAAILGRLVAGRNSGPVFLTDLPAGPRRAAATKARDIDHDTSRTRLSYGRARALIERYTGGEITLHQLRHSSLTHLAEAGVGTTTLMAKSGHANLRSLQRYARPSFAAVQQATELLSDPPTRKG, from the coding sequence ATGCTCTACGAGACTTCGTCACGTGCCAGCGCCATCCTGCAGCTGAACGTCGAGGATCTGGATCTGCGGAACCGATCGGCGGTGATCACGCAGAAAGGCGGGCATCAGATTCAGGTCGCGTGGGGTGACGGAACCGCTGCGATCCTCGGCCGGCTCGTCGCCGGCCGGAACTCCGGGCCGGTTTTCTTGACCGATCTGCCGGCCGGGCCGCGTCGGGCCGCCGCAACCAAAGCCCGCGACATCGACCACGACACCAGCCGAACCCGGCTCAGCTATGGACGGGCTCGGGCGCTGATCGAGCGCTACACCGGCGGCGAGATCACCCTGCACCAGCTGCGGCACTCCAGCTTGACCCACCTCGCCGAGGCCGGCGTCGGCACCACGACGCTGATGGCGAAGAGCGGGCACGCCAACTTGCGGTCGTTGCAGCGTTACGCCCGGCCGAGCTTCGCAGCGGTGCAACAGGCGACCGAGCTTCTGTCGGATCCACCGACAAGGAAGGGATGA
- a CDS encoding PGRS repeat-containing protein: MAAMPAAQADDSAWFDSVFDLSSHVDMSITWEWTQTAGELSGIGSADATGGLVESIYLMLHGAVQTWIDSAFGQTVNGVINSFAPESADACGFICNGTDGTASDPDGGNGGLWLGDGGDGWSNIDGGDGGNGGHAGFFGNGGDGGNGGDGILGQDGGDGGRGGWGGSFAGIGGDGGNGGAGGTGIAGSFITSDGDGRSGGNGGDAGARGNRYELAGNLYSTLANSSGNYGEVGSGGVGGRGADGTAEHPDGGNGGQGGISGRFDAGPVSFPTGQHGDGGSGGNGWSAALGSNASGGNGGNGGLGGGYANTSAGYAGDGGTGGSGGTGDGVGFNGGNGGNGGNGGVPPISGNRGDGGNGGNGGNATNGAHAGQGGSGGQGTVDGSPGSPGQDF, translated from the coding sequence ATGGCCGCAATGCCAGCAGCGCAAGCAGATGACTCGGCCTGGTTCGATTCCGTATTCGACCTCTCTTCGCACGTTGACATGTCGATCACCTGGGAGTGGACCCAAACTGCCGGAGAGCTGAGTGGCATCGGCAGTGCGGATGCGACCGGCGGGCTGGTCGAGTCGATCTACCTCATGCTGCATGGCGCTGTCCAGACCTGGATTGACAGCGCCTTCGGTCAGACGGTCAATGGGGTCATCAATAGCTTCGCTCCGGAGTCCGCGGACGCCTGCGGTTTCATCTGCAACGGCACTGATGGGACGGCTTCCGATCCTGATGGCGGTAACGGCGGGCTCTGGTTGGGTGACGGTGGCGACGGTTGGAGCAATATCGACGGTGGTGACGGCGGCAACGGCGGACACGCCGGGTTCTTTGGAAACGGCGGTGACGGCGGGAACGGCGGCGACGGCATACTCGGTCAGGATGGCGGTGATGGCGGCCGTGGGGGCTGGGGAGGCAGCTTCGCTGGTATTGGCGGCGACGGCGGGAACGGCGGCGCCGGCGGTACGGGTATCGCAGGCTCTTTCATCACTAGTGACGGTGACGGCCGGAGTGGCGGGAACGGCGGTGACGCCGGTGCCCGTGGTAACCGATACGAACTCGCCGGCAACCTTTACAGCACTCTGGCGAATTCGTCTGGCAACTACGGTGAAGTTGGTTCGGGCGGTGTTGGTGGCCGCGGCGCGGATGGCACTGCCGAACACCCCGACGGCGGTAACGGCGGCCAGGGTGGTATTTCAGGCAGGTTCGACGCGGGGCCAGTGAGTTTTCCTACAGGCCAGCACGGAGACGGCGGTAGTGGCGGCAACGGCTGGTCCGCTGCACTGGGCAGCAACGCATCAGGAGGGAACGGCGGCAACGGCGGCTTAGGTGGTGGTTACGCCAACACTTCAGCGGGTTACGCGGGAGATGGTGGGACCGGCGGAAGCGGTGGCACCGGCGATGGTGTGGGGTTCAACGGCGGAAACGGCGGCAACGGCGGAAACGGCGGCGTTCCCCCAATTAGCGGCAACAGGGGCGACGGCGGTAACGGTGGCAACGGCGGCAACGCTACGAACGGCGCACACGCCGGTCAGGGCGGAAGCGGCGGCCAAGGCACTGTGGATGGTTCGCCAGGCTCGCCGGGACAAGACTTCTAG
- the tcmP gene encoding three-Cys-motif partner protein TcmP produces MASRGWGPWSRIKLEALADYLTAFTIASKSAGHTLYLDLFAGAPDNFERGTGNVILGSGHRALSTDPPFDRVVLCELQQRTAETLRKTLQDAYPGRDLVVLPGDCNIEIPKHLDTYDYSWRRGAAVFAMVDQFSAEITWETLRYLASWRQNKRGFKVELWLYFGHALLPRGLQFTGDEPDPEYAQRVDRMFGTTQWRELWYARRDGVLNAEQFRDELVNLMRWRLEKELGYATTIPLEFTNTNGQPIYTVIFATSNATGNKIMESVFAKHGVALEKMRATRKVERRLAKDSDEGLFGTDELVDLVIKTSVREPLAPPVEPLRYSPDEDAGGH; encoded by the coding sequence TTGGCGAGTCGCGGCTGGGGGCCTTGGTCCCGGATCAAACTTGAGGCCCTCGCGGATTACCTGACGGCCTTCACGATCGCGTCGAAATCAGCCGGGCATACTCTGTACCTCGATCTGTTCGCGGGAGCACCGGACAACTTTGAACGGGGCACCGGCAACGTCATCCTCGGCTCTGGCCATCGCGCTCTGTCTACGGACCCACCCTTCGACCGCGTCGTGCTCTGCGAACTCCAACAGCGCACCGCGGAGACTCTGCGGAAGACGTTGCAAGACGCATACCCGGGCCGAGATCTGGTGGTGCTGCCCGGTGACTGCAACATCGAGATCCCGAAGCACCTCGATACTTACGACTACAGTTGGCGGCGCGGCGCTGCGGTCTTCGCCATGGTCGATCAGTTCAGTGCCGAGATCACTTGGGAGACTCTCCGTTACCTCGCCAGCTGGCGACAGAACAAGCGGGGGTTCAAGGTCGAGTTATGGCTGTACTTCGGCCACGCACTATTGCCGCGCGGCCTCCAATTCACTGGCGACGAACCTGACCCCGAATATGCCCAGCGGGTGGACCGCATGTTCGGGACAACTCAGTGGCGCGAGCTTTGGTACGCGCGCAGAGATGGGGTGCTCAATGCTGAACAGTTCCGCGACGAGCTAGTCAACCTGATGCGATGGCGACTGGAGAAGGAGTTGGGCTACGCCACCACCATCCCGCTGGAGTTCACCAACACCAACGGGCAGCCGATCTACACGGTGATCTTCGCGACATCGAATGCCACCGGCAACAAGATCATGGAGTCGGTGTTCGCCAAGCACGGTGTCGCGTTGGAGAAGATGCGCGCGACCAGGAAGGTCGAACGGCGGTTGGCGAAGGACTCCGACGAAGGTCTGTTCGGGACTGACGAGCTTGTCGACTTGGTTATCAAGACGTCGGTACGTGAGCCGCTCGCTCCGCCCGTCGAACCCCTGCGGTACTCGCCTGACGAGGACGCCGGGGGTCACTAA
- a CDS encoding DUF5131 family protein, with translation MADRSAIEWTEATWNPVTGCDRVSAGCDHCYAMTLAKRLKAMGSAKYQVDGDPRTSGPGFGVTVHPQALDEPYRWRNSRVVFVNSMSDLFHAKVPLDFIRDVFDVCRDTPQHTYQVLTKRSLRLRRVADKLDWPDNLWMGVSVESAEVLQRVDDLRQVPAAVRFLSCEPLLGPLDGIDLTGIGWVIAGGESGPRYRPMELGWARGIRDACTEANVPFFFKQWGGRTPKALGRELDGQLWDEMPEAATG, from the coding sequence ATGGCTGATCGTTCGGCGATCGAGTGGACCGAGGCCACCTGGAACCCCGTCACCGGCTGCGACCGCGTGTCAGCGGGATGCGACCACTGCTACGCGATGACACTCGCGAAGCGGCTGAAAGCCATGGGCTCGGCGAAGTACCAGGTCGACGGCGACCCGCGGACTTCCGGCCCGGGTTTCGGCGTCACGGTCCATCCGCAGGCCCTCGACGAGCCGTACCGGTGGCGCAATTCGCGCGTTGTGTTCGTGAATTCGATGAGCGACCTGTTCCACGCGAAGGTCCCGCTGGACTTCATCCGCGACGTGTTCGACGTCTGCCGCGACACCCCGCAGCACACCTATCAGGTGCTGACCAAGCGCAGTCTGCGGCTGCGTCGCGTGGCCGACAAGCTCGACTGGCCGGACAACCTCTGGATGGGCGTATCGGTGGAGAGCGCCGAGGTGCTGCAGCGCGTCGATGACCTTCGCCAGGTGCCCGCCGCGGTGCGGTTCCTGTCGTGCGAGCCGCTGCTCGGCCCGCTCGACGGCATCGACCTCACCGGCATCGGATGGGTGATCGCCGGCGGTGAATCCGGTCCTCGCTACCGGCCGATGGAGCTCGGCTGGGCTCGTGGGATCCGCGACGCGTGCACCGAAGCCAACGTGCCGTTCTTCTTCAAGCAGTGGGGCGGCCGGACACCGAAGGCTCTTGGCCGCGAGCTCGATGGCCAGCTGTGGGACGAGATGCCCGAGGCCGCTACGGGTTAG
- a CDS encoding DUF3883 domain-containing protein — protein sequence MPDTANPYREDIAGYLRRAQCHYGAQLLYDEAGWTVEDTANELDVQQQRVRACRRSVHRVIDGQFAANKTQADFDADALRALLHFRGEMSDGLREHINTRLNRLRTEHELDTGVEPLRCKYGFDSSSKSTTPPLRSPTPPEPAAELDEPEPEPVLAPDSASTDEVDELGYASAAERQQVDEMAMEHAMDEATRRWPTAAVTQMPHNNPGFDIEVQHPVEGTRYIEVKGTRSPEPAFFITAGEVEHSLRHPDRYSIWIFHAMDLDSGEATLTEHDGPVTESHFELRPVQYRGRFTGPR from the coding sequence GTGCCCGACACCGCTAACCCCTACCGCGAGGACATCGCCGGCTACCTCCGCCGCGCCCAGTGCCACTACGGCGCACAGTTGCTCTACGACGAAGCCGGATGGACGGTTGAGGACACCGCCAACGAACTCGACGTCCAGCAGCAACGGGTCCGCGCCTGCCGGCGCTCCGTTCACCGCGTGATCGACGGGCAGTTCGCCGCCAACAAGACGCAGGCCGACTTCGACGCCGACGCGCTCCGGGCGCTTCTGCACTTCCGCGGCGAGATGAGTGACGGGCTGCGAGAGCACATCAACACCCGGCTCAACCGGCTACGGACGGAGCATGAGCTCGATACCGGGGTCGAACCGCTGCGGTGCAAGTACGGCTTCGACTCTTCGTCCAAATCCACAACCCCACCGCTGCGGTCCCCCACCCCGCCTGAGCCCGCAGCCGAGCTCGACGAACCCGAACCAGAGCCAGTCCTTGCCCCGGACAGCGCCTCGACTGACGAAGTCGATGAGCTGGGATACGCCAGCGCCGCGGAGCGTCAGCAGGTCGACGAGATGGCGATGGAGCACGCCATGGATGAGGCCACGAGACGCTGGCCCACGGCTGCGGTCACGCAGATGCCGCACAACAACCCCGGGTTCGACATCGAGGTCCAGCACCCAGTCGAAGGCACGCGCTACATCGAGGTCAAGGGAACGCGTTCGCCCGAGCCCGCCTTCTTCATCACGGCCGGCGAAGTCGAGCACTCGCTCAGGCACCCGGATCGGTACTCCATCTGGATCTTCCACGCGATGGATCTCGACAGCGGCGAGGCGACACTGACCGAACACGACGGTCCGGTCACCGAGTCGCACTTCGAGCTTCGGCCGGTCCAGTACCGGGGCCGGTTCACCGGTCCACGGTGA
- a CDS encoding serine/threonine-protein kinase has product MDITEIASYRVIRELGAGGMGQVFLVQHPRLPRRDALKLLDSGVSRNDDFKARFQREADLLAQLSHPNIVTLHDRGEFDGRLWITMEYVNGTDTAQLLKAGTPLDTNLATSLIAGAAAALDYAWRKQKITHRDVKPANILVGIDESDDGPVIESVKLADFGIAKAAGESTSLTSTGMTIGTMQYISPEAIEGEAVDNRSDIYSLGCTAFHLLAGQPPFTGTSIASTMSAHLTKPVPPISTVNAHLPESMNAVFERVLAKNPDDRYQSCAEFVTALQAVASAGEVHFPASAPTLAAATLPNRVGVDAAAPTLLRKTSEGTQARPKSRLPIFAAVVAMLALTAVMLGIYATRGDKSVDAPPTPSATVTTTATTTSAVPPPTLLPAPEPISTPTPTLAPTPWTTVTTTVAAAPVPYEGMPCTPAEYNQETADGTLYCSAMTGAWRDLTHQSRPAVEAGTACTEPGARARVVASDGLVTCKAGPSGDLIWTW; this is encoded by the coding sequence GTGGACATCACCGAGATCGCTAGCTATCGGGTGATTCGTGAGCTCGGCGCCGGCGGCATGGGCCAGGTATTCCTGGTGCAACACCCCCGCCTTCCGCGTCGGGACGCGTTGAAGCTCCTCGACTCCGGTGTATCCCGCAACGACGACTTCAAAGCGCGGTTCCAGCGCGAAGCCGATCTCCTGGCGCAGCTTTCGCACCCCAACATCGTCACGCTGCACGACCGCGGCGAGTTCGACGGTCGGCTGTGGATCACGATGGAATACGTCAACGGCACTGACACCGCGCAGCTGCTCAAAGCTGGCACCCCGCTCGACACAAACCTCGCAACCTCTCTGATCGCTGGCGCCGCCGCAGCGCTGGACTACGCATGGCGCAAGCAGAAAATCACCCACCGCGACGTCAAGCCCGCGAACATCCTCGTCGGTATCGACGAGTCCGACGACGGCCCGGTGATCGAGTCAGTGAAGCTCGCCGACTTCGGCATCGCCAAGGCTGCCGGTGAATCGACCTCACTCACCTCCACTGGGATGACCATCGGAACGATGCAGTACATCAGCCCTGAGGCGATCGAAGGCGAAGCGGTCGATAACCGGTCGGACATCTACTCCCTGGGCTGCACTGCGTTCCACCTGCTCGCGGGTCAGCCGCCGTTCACGGGAACGTCGATCGCCTCGACGATGTCCGCGCACCTGACCAAGCCGGTGCCGCCCATCAGCACGGTCAACGCGCATCTGCCGGAAAGCATGAATGCAGTGTTCGAGCGGGTGCTGGCGAAGAACCCCGACGACCGATATCAGTCCTGCGCCGAGTTCGTCACCGCCCTCCAGGCGGTGGCCTCCGCCGGCGAGGTGCACTTCCCGGCGTCCGCTCCGACGCTGGCAGCGGCGACGTTGCCGAACAGAGTCGGTGTTGACGCGGCTGCTCCGACTTTGCTGCGGAAGACGAGCGAGGGCACGCAGGCGCGGCCGAAGTCCCGCCTCCCAATCTTCGCCGCAGTGGTAGCGATGCTGGCACTCACTGCGGTGATGCTGGGCATTTACGCGACGAGAGGGGACAAGAGCGTCGACGCTCCGCCCACTCCGAGCGCGACGGTGACAACCACGGCGACCACCACGAGCGCTGTACCGCCGCCGACGTTGTTGCCAGCGCCCGAGCCCATAAGTACGCCAACGCCGACTTTGGCGCCGACGCCATGGACCACGGTGACGACGACGGTTGCGGCAGCTCCCGTGCCGTACGAAGGAATGCCGTGCACTCCGGCGGAGTACAACCAGGAGACGGCTGATGGCACCTTGTACTGCAGTGCGATGACGGGTGCGTGGAGGGACCTGACCCACCAATCCCGCCCCGCAGTGGAAGCAGGTACGGCGTGCACTGAGCCCGGGGCACGCGCCCGTGTCGTGGCAAGTGACGGGCTCGTGACCTGCAAGGCTGGCCCGAGTGGTGACCTGATCTGGACCTGGTGA
- a CDS encoding GIY-YIG nuclease family protein, with product MDAAQVLGRLSDRRSHLALLDAPAAPGVYAFFLRKGAVPGLHCGSGDCLYIGLSQNLAQREFDTHFRVGGSGFSTLRRSLGALLIDELDLQPQPRSAGTSDTNYRNYRFDKSGEEALSAWMHDHLDVAVFEEADPKPLERELAVLARPPLNLTHWPNPDAPTIRAARKRCADAARASRRQ from the coding sequence ATGGACGCAGCACAGGTGCTGGGGCGGCTGTCGGATCGTCGCTCTCACCTGGCGCTCCTCGATGCCCCGGCAGCGCCCGGAGTTTATGCGTTTTTCCTCCGTAAGGGTGCTGTGCCGGGACTGCACTGCGGATCCGGGGACTGTCTTTACATCGGGCTGTCGCAGAACCTTGCTCAGCGGGAGTTCGACACGCATTTCCGTGTGGGCGGCAGCGGCTTCTCCACCCTGCGTCGATCGCTGGGCGCGCTGCTGATCGACGAACTCGATCTGCAACCCCAACCGAGAAGCGCCGGCACCAGCGACACCAACTATCGCAACTATCGCTTCGACAAGAGCGGCGAAGAAGCACTCAGCGCCTGGATGCACGATCACCTTGATGTGGCCGTGTTCGAAGAGGCTGATCCCAAACCGCTTGAGCGCGAACTCGCCGTATTAGCCCGGCCGCCATTGAATCTCACGCACTGGCCGAACCCGGACGCGCCGACGATCAGGGCGGCGCGCAAGCGCTGCGCTGATGCGGCACGGGCCAGTCGGCGACAGTGA